From the genome of Orcinus orca chromosome 5, mOrcOrc1.1, whole genome shotgun sequence, one region includes:
- the IL20RB gene encoding interleukin-20 receptor subunit beta isoform X1 — MVLEEIETSLIMWFSYALIPCLLVDGVTVLPAPQNLSVQSTNMKHVLTWSPVIVPEEIIHYSVEYQGEYESLYMSHIWIPSSWCSPTQEPECDITDDITATVPYSLRVRATLGSLTSAWSTLKHPFNRNSTILTPPGMEITKDGFHLVIKLEDLGPQFEFFVAYWKREPGAKEHVKMVRRGGIPVHLETMEPGAAHCVKVRTFVKAIGRHSAFSQTECVKVQGETLPLALALFSFVGFMLILVVVPLSIWKMGRLLQHSCCPVVMLPDTLKITSSPQKLISCRREEVEACVVAGLSSEELLRAWI, encoded by the exons ATGGAGTGACTGTTCTGCCTGCCCCTCAGAACCTCTCTGTACAATCAACCAACATGAAGCATGTCTTGACATGGAGCCCAGTGATTGTGCCTGAAGAAATAATACACTATTCTGTCGAGTACCAAgg AGAGTATGAGAGCCTGTACATGAGCCACATCTGGATCCCCAGCAGCTGGTGCTCGCCCACCCAAGAGCCCGAGTGTGACATCACTGATGACATCACCGCCACTGTACCATACAGCCTCCGGGTCAGGGCCACCCTGGGTTCACTGACCTCAGCCTGGAGCACCCTGAAGCACCCCTTTAATCGAAACTCAA CCATCCTCACCCCACCTGGGATGGAGATCACCAAGGATGGCTTCCACCTGGTTATTAAGCTGGAAGACCTGGGGCCACAGTTTGAGTTCTTCGTGGCCTACTGGAAGAGGGAGCCTGGTGCCAAG GAACACGTCAAGATGGTGAGGCGCGGGGGCATTCCGGTGCACCTGGAAACCATGGAGCCAGGGGCTGCACACTGCGTGAAGGTCCGGACGTTCGTGAAGGCCATTGGGAGGCACAGTGCCTTCAGCCAGACAGAATGTGTCAAGGTGCAAG GAGAGACCCTGCCGCTGGCACTGGCTCTGTTCTCATTTGTGGGCTTCATGCTGATCCTCGTGGTTGTGCCGCtctccatctggaaaatgggccgGCTGCTCCAGCACTCCTGTTGCCCCGTGGTGATGCTCCCCGACACCTTG aaaataacCAGTTCACCCCAGAAGCTAATCAGCTGCAGAAGGGAAGAGGTAGAAGCCTGTGTGGTGGCCGGGCTGTCTTCTGAGGAGCTCCTCAGGGCCTGGATCTAG
- the IL20RB gene encoding interleukin-20 receptor subunit beta isoform X2, whose translation MKHVLTWSPVIVPEEIIHYSVEYQGEYESLYMSHIWIPSSWCSPTQEPECDITDDITATVPYSLRVRATLGSLTSAWSTLKHPFNRNSTILTPPGMEITKDGFHLVIKLEDLGPQFEFFVAYWKREPGAKEHVKMVRRGGIPVHLETMEPGAAHCVKVRTFVKAIGRHSAFSQTECVKVQGETLPLALALFSFVGFMLILVVVPLSIWKMGRLLQHSCCPVVMLPDTLKITSSPQKLISCRREEVEACVVAGLSSEELLRAWI comes from the exons ATGAAGCATGTCTTGACATGGAGCCCAGTGATTGTGCCTGAAGAAATAATACACTATTCTGTCGAGTACCAAgg AGAGTATGAGAGCCTGTACATGAGCCACATCTGGATCCCCAGCAGCTGGTGCTCGCCCACCCAAGAGCCCGAGTGTGACATCACTGATGACATCACCGCCACTGTACCATACAGCCTCCGGGTCAGGGCCACCCTGGGTTCACTGACCTCAGCCTGGAGCACCCTGAAGCACCCCTTTAATCGAAACTCAA CCATCCTCACCCCACCTGGGATGGAGATCACCAAGGATGGCTTCCACCTGGTTATTAAGCTGGAAGACCTGGGGCCACAGTTTGAGTTCTTCGTGGCCTACTGGAAGAGGGAGCCTGGTGCCAAG GAACACGTCAAGATGGTGAGGCGCGGGGGCATTCCGGTGCACCTGGAAACCATGGAGCCAGGGGCTGCACACTGCGTGAAGGTCCGGACGTTCGTGAAGGCCATTGGGAGGCACAGTGCCTTCAGCCAGACAGAATGTGTCAAGGTGCAAG GAGAGACCCTGCCGCTGGCACTGGCTCTGTTCTCATTTGTGGGCTTCATGCTGATCCTCGTGGTTGTGCCGCtctccatctggaaaatgggccgGCTGCTCCAGCACTCCTGTTGCCCCGTGGTGATGCTCCCCGACACCTTG aaaataacCAGTTCACCCCAGAAGCTAATCAGCTGCAGAAGGGAAGAGGTAGAAGCCTGTGTGGTGGCCGGGCTGTCTTCTGAGGAGCTCCTCAGGGCCTGGATCTAG
- the IL20RB gene encoding interleukin-20 receptor subunit beta isoform X3, with the protein MVLEEIETSLIMWFSYALIPCLLVDGVTVLPAPQNLSVQSTNMKHVLTWSPVIVPEEIIHYSVEYQGEYESLYMSHIWIPSSWCSPTQEPECDITDDITATVPYSLRVRATLGSLTSAWSTLKHPFNRNSTILTPPGMEITKDGFHLVIKLEDLGPQFEFFVAYWKREPGAKEHVKMVRRGGIPVHLETMEPGAAHCVKVRTFVKAIGRHSAFSQTECVKVQENNQFTPEANQLQKGRGRSLCGGRAVF; encoded by the exons ATGGAGTGACTGTTCTGCCTGCCCCTCAGAACCTCTCTGTACAATCAACCAACATGAAGCATGTCTTGACATGGAGCCCAGTGATTGTGCCTGAAGAAATAATACACTATTCTGTCGAGTACCAAgg AGAGTATGAGAGCCTGTACATGAGCCACATCTGGATCCCCAGCAGCTGGTGCTCGCCCACCCAAGAGCCCGAGTGTGACATCACTGATGACATCACCGCCACTGTACCATACAGCCTCCGGGTCAGGGCCACCCTGGGTTCACTGACCTCAGCCTGGAGCACCCTGAAGCACCCCTTTAATCGAAACTCAA CCATCCTCACCCCACCTGGGATGGAGATCACCAAGGATGGCTTCCACCTGGTTATTAAGCTGGAAGACCTGGGGCCACAGTTTGAGTTCTTCGTGGCCTACTGGAAGAGGGAGCCTGGTGCCAAG GAACACGTCAAGATGGTGAGGCGCGGGGGCATTCCGGTGCACCTGGAAACCATGGAGCCAGGGGCTGCACACTGCGTGAAGGTCCGGACGTTCGTGAAGGCCATTGGGAGGCACAGTGCCTTCAGCCAGACAGAATGTGTCAAGGTGCAAG aaaataacCAGTTCACCCCAGAAGCTAATCAGCTGCAGAAGGGAAGAGGTAGAAGCCTGTGTGGTGGCCGGGCTGTCTTCTGA